A single window of Nicotiana sylvestris chromosome 3, ASM39365v2, whole genome shotgun sequence DNA harbors:
- the LOC138887900 gene encoding uncharacterized protein, whose product MPESSYRPPAIQSSSGGYSGHPGSSSAYLSTMPESSYRPPAIYGSSSEYSDQQTQASGQQSMAPRAPVAQPPRGGGQIGRGHPRGRVQIGRSQPATAQSGGGQSADAPARFYAIPARPDVLPLDVVIIGIIFVYGRDASLLFDPGSTYSYVLSLFAHFLDITREPLGTLVHVSTHVGDSVVVDRIYRSCVVTFCGFETRADLMLLDMTHFEVILVMDLLSLYHAVLDCHAKTVTLAMLELPRLEWKGSSVNISSRVIYLLKARHMVEKGCLAYLAYVRDTTVESSTIDSVLIVREFADVFPFDLPGMPLDRNIDFCIDLDPGTQPISIPPYHMDPKELKDLKEQLEELLAKQFVRPSVSPWGALVLFVKKKDGTMRMCIDYHQLNKDTIKNMYLLSCIDDFFTHLQGARVFSKINLRSGYHQLKIQDSDVPNSAFRTRYGHYEFLIKARQIDDLYLAVLKETVLQGSAKEVSIGEDGVLRLQGRVCVPNVNGLRERIL is encoded by the exons ATGCCCGAGAGTTCTTACCGTCCACCAGCTATTCAGAGTTCATCCGGCGGGTATTCTGGTCATCCGGGTTCTTCTAGTGCTTACTTAAGTaccatgccagagagttcatatcgTCCTCCAGCCATTTATGGTTCTTCTAGCGAGTATTCAGATCAACAGACTCAGGCTTCAGGACAGCAGTCTATGGCACCGCGGG CACCGGTTGCCCAGCCTCCCAGAGGCGGGGGACAGATCGGTAGAGGCCATCCTAGAGGTAGAGTCCAGATAGGGAGAAGTCAGCCAGCTactgctcagtcaggtggaggccaatCGGCCGatgctccagccagattctatgcaATTCCGGCCAGACCAGATGTATTGCCCTTAGATGTCGTTATCATAGGTATTATTTTCGTTTACGGTAGGGATGCTTCActactatttgatccagggtctacatattcaTATGTGCTATCTCTATTTGCTCATTTCCTAGATATTACTCGTGAGCCTTTAGGTACTcttgttcatgtgtccactcatgtgggagattctgtggttgtggatcgaatctaccggtcatgtgtggtcacattttgtggtttcgagactagagcagatctcatgttgcttgatatgacccattttgaggtcatcctggtCATGGATCTATTATCTCTATATCACgccgtcctagattgccatgccaagactgttacattAGCAATGTTAGAGTTgccaaggttggagtggaagggttcctcagttaatatatctagtcgggttatctatttgttgaaggctcgacatatggtcgagaagggttgtttagcttatctagcttatgttcgggataccACCGTAGAGTCTTCGACAATTGATTCAGTTCTAATAGTCcgggagttcgccgatgtgtttccttttgaTCTTCCTGGAATGCCGCTGGATCGtaatattgatttctgtattgatttggatccaggtacccagcctatatctattccaccgtaccATATGGAtccaaaagagttgaaggatttaaaggagcagcttgaggagttgttagcaaagcagtttgttagaccaagtgtgtcaccttggggtgcactggtgttgtttgtaaagaagaaggatgggaccatgcggatgtgcattgattaccaccaGTTGAACAAGGATACCATCAAGAACATGTACCTGTTATCATGTATTGATGATTTTTTCACCCatttgcagggtgctagggtgttctctaagatcaacttgagatcagggtaccaTCAATTAAAGATTCAGGACTCAGATGTTCCAAATTCTGCTTTTCgtactagatatggtcattatgagtttctg atcaaggcccggCAAATTGATGATCTGTATTTGGCAGTTCTCAAAGAGACAGTGTtacagggtagtgccaaggaggtttcaaTTGgagaggatggtgttctgcgactccagggtcgcGTATGTGTCCCTAATGTCAATGGCTTAAGGGAGAGGATTCTATAG